A single region of the Penaeus monodon isolate SGIC_2016 chromosome 18, NSTDA_Pmon_1, whole genome shotgun sequence genome encodes:
- the LOC119584681 gene encoding SET domain-containing protein SmydA-8-like: MDDPYHLETMYSWFQYSVRKAPPHIISPTEDRKWNIEYIEPYGRCTVATRDIAEGEVLFVDHPVITGPKQNSELMCLGCYRQLESWDKYQCAKCGWPMCSPECESRGYHLLECTAYQAANYKPELKDFGDDQFMYESMLPLRCFFLQNFEKDKWETLMAMESHNDLRRGTELWDREQTNVVNFIRNKIKVDVDEETLHTITGILDVNCHEVRSNIPGTKDQYRVRGIYPLCAMMSHFCSCNTHHTLMDDMTMVVIASRPIKKGEQMTASYTHLLSATTERRKHLKYGKFFDCVCDRCADATELGTYFGALKCSQAGCGGNILCSNPTQVDNDAPWRCDECQYEVKAATVERLNKVVACVDGYLLPELTEAQLTRKIACCRDLLKVLDVLDPGISRLRGLTLYELHAPLLIAANRAFQETTLRKAQFLEKLHEAEGYLERTVYCLQFEPNSSVEGQICKIARGSLAELKTWIQTVKELPVSHFLPEEDEEVKPQYSEEDLTLETLLKKLEEQ, encoded by the exons ATGGATGATCCTTATCATTTAGAAACCATGTATAGCTGGTTTCAGTACAGTGTG AGAAAAGCGCCTCCGCATATTATAAGTCCGACTGAAGACAGAAAATGGAATATCGAATACATAGAACCGTACGGCAG ATGCACGGTCGCCACCAGGGACATCGCAGAGGGGGAGGTGCTGTTCGTGGACCACCCAGTCATCACGGGGCCCAAGCAGAACTCGGAGCTCATGTGCCTCGGCTGCTACAGGCAACTGGAGAGCTGGGACAAGTACCAGTGTGCCAA GTGCGGGTGGCCCATGTGCAGTCCTGAGTGCGAAAGCCGCGGTTACCACCTCCTGGAATGCACGGCTTACCAGGCAGCCAACTACAAGCCCGAGCTCAAGGATTTTGGCGACGATCAGTTCATGTACGAGTCTATGCTGCCTCTGAG GTGCTTCTTCCTCCAGAATTTCGAGAAGGACAAATGGGAAACCTTGATGGCGATGGAGAGCCACAATGACCTCAGACGCGGCACCGAACTCTGGGACAGGGAACAG ACCAACGTCGTGAACTTCATCCGCAACAAGATCAAAGTTGACGTCGACGAGGAGACCCTGCATACCATCACGGGCATCCTGGACGTCAACTGCCACGAAGTCAGAAGCAATATACCCG GCACCAAGGACCAGTACCGAGTGCGGGGCATCTACCCTCTGTGCGCCATGATGTCCCATTTCTGCTCATGCAATACCCACCACACGCTCATGGATGATATGACGATGGTCGTGATCGCATCGAGGCCTATCAAGAAGGGAGAACAGATGACAG cCTCCTACACGCACCTCCTCTCCGCCACGACCGAGCGGCGGAAGCACCTGAAGTACGGGAAATTCTTCGACTGTGTGTGTGACCGCTGTGCCGACGCGACGGAGCTCGGCACTTACTTCGGGGCTCTGAAGTGCTCTCAGGCTGGATGCGGCGGGAATATCCTGTGCTCTAATCCGACGCAGGTGGATAATGATGCCCCCTGGAGGTGTGACGAGTGCCAGTACGAG GTGAAGGCAGCGACGGTCGAGCGCCTCAACAAGGTCGTGGC GTGCGTGGACGGCTACCTGCTGCCGGAATTAACAGAGGCTCAGCTGACGCGGAAGATCGCCTGCTGCCGCGACCTGCTGAAAGTCCTCGATGTGCTGGATCCGGGCATCTCGCGACTCAGGG GCCTGACCTTATACGAGCTCCACGCCCCCCTCCTGATCGCAGCCAACCGAGCCTTTCAGGAGACCACCCTCAGGAAGGCGCAGTTCCTGGAGAAGTTGCACGAGGCTGAAGGCTACCTGGAGAGGACGGTGTATTGCCTGCAGTTCGAACCCAATTCGTCGGTGGAGGGTCAGATCTGcaag ATCGCCCGAGGTTCCCTGGCAGAGCTTAAGACGTGGATCCAGACGGTGAAGGAACTGCCTGTCTCACACTTCTTGCctgaagaggacgaggaggtgaAGCCGCAGTACAGCGAGGAGGACCTGACTCTCGAAACGTTGCTGAAGAAACTGGAGGAACAgtga
- the LOC119584347 gene encoding uncharacterized protein LOC119584347 — translation MAILDICKTEHRELDSAMRGLETTLRQAHEEHSARCDASWKFQGESLARTCLGYLMMSSDARAKLAAEKRMYIQALQQEIARVTTILGSFPLIAAGSLVLLATTLTLYGIVKGLWARYRVTVNKTNSTDEVAQSEPAKEVIQSESAKEVQSESAEEVQSESAEESAESTEHAVQSESAEIQSESAEEVQSESAEEFSLNQPKKFSLNQPKKFSLNQPKNQLNQLNTLFSLNQPRKFSLNQLKKLFSLKQPKKLFILNQPKKFNLKQPKKLHSLKQPPMLFSLNQPKRLLSRGRKLPNLMFLSLRRPLNSTLLMGPTALTGLTSLTLTMKISLASLCLKSLIPRRSPRKLSGNLRRKNRRKKL, via the coding sequence ATGGCCATTCTCGATATATGTAAAACCGAACATAGGGAGCTCGACTCGGCCATGCGCGGGCTGGAGACGACCCTCCGGCAAGCGCACGAGGAACACTCAGCAAGGTGCGACGCCTCGTGGAAGTTTCAGGGCGAAAGTCTTGCCAGAACCTGCCTCGGGTACCTGATGATGAGCTCTGACGCAAGGGCGAAACTCGCTGCCGAGAAGAGGATGTACATCCAGGCGCTGCAGCAGGAAATTGCCCGTGTGACCACTATCTTGGGATCGTTCCCTCTCATTGCTGCGGGCAGCCTCGTGCTGCTTGCGACCACGTTAACGCTATATGGAATTGTTAAGGGACTGTGGGCTAGGTACCGTGTAACTGTGAATAAGACTAATTCAACTGACGAAGTAGCACAGTCAGAACCAGCGAAAGAAGTTATTCAGTCTGAATCAGCCAAAGAAGTTCAGTCTGAATCAGCCGAAGAAGTTCAGTCTGAATCAGCTGAAGAATCAGCTGAATCAACTGAACACGCTGTTCAGTCTGAGTCTGCCGAAATTCAGTCTGAATCAGCCGAAGAAGTTCAGTCTGAATCAGCCGAAGAGTTCAGTCTGAATCAGCCGAAGAAGTTCAGTCTGAATCAGCCGAAGAAGTTCAGTCTGAATCAGCCGAAGAATCAACTGAATCAACTGAACACGCTGTTCAGTCTGAATCAGCCGAGGAAGTTCAGTCTGAATCAGCTGAAGAAGTTGTTCAGTCTGAAGCAGCCGAAGAAGTTGTTCATTCTGAATCAGCCGAAGAAGTTCAATCTGAAGCAGCCGAAGAAGTTGCACAGCCTGAAACAGCCGCCGATGCTGTTCAGTCTGAACCAACCGAAGAGGTTGCTCAGCAGGGGCCGAAAGCTTCCCAACCTGATGTTTCTCAGCCTGCGGAGGCCGCTGAACAGCACGCTTCTGATGGGGCCGACAGCCCTAACTGGCTTGACCTCATTAACCCTAACAATGAAGATCTCATTGGCTTCACTTTGTCTCAAGAGCCTAATCCCAAGACGCTCGCCCAGAAAGCTCTCAGGCAATTTaagaaggaagaatagaagaaagaagctTTGA